A single Campylobacter hyointestinalis subsp. hyointestinalis DNA region contains:
- a CDS encoding cytochrome b/b6 domain-containing protein, with protein MHSDTVLKFPFSERAFHLINLVTWFILAISGCLIYFKYISESQVKFFMNMHIVVAIIFSINFLAFIFLNTDRFILLMRNLLIWDRDTFAWFKNLGGYPKKIFGINFGPDEVAPQGRFNAGQKLTYLFFIFMIFGLIITGWALYALAPLIGKAATNFMFYFHIWGGIIATLIVILAHVPMAFLNKADFKAMFSNGEIPLEDAMHHSPKWVKNDLTKVVD; from the coding sequence ATGCATAGCGATACAGTTTTAAAATTCCCATTTAGCGAACGTGCTTTTCATCTGATAAATTTGGTTACATGGTTCATACTAGCTATTAGCGGTTGTTTGATTTATTTTAAATACATAAGTGAATCTCAAGTTAAATTTTTTATGAATATGCACATTGTAGTAGCGATTATTTTTAGTATAAATTTCTTAGCTTTTATATTTTTAAATACCGATAGATTTATACTTTTAATGCGAAATTTACTTATTTGGGATAGAGATACTTTTGCTTGGTTTAAAAATTTAGGCGGATATCCAAAAAAGATTTTCGGTATAAATTTTGGACCAGATGAAGTTGCACCACAAGGCAGATTTAACGCTGGACAAAAGCTTACTTATCTATTTTTTATATTTATGATTTTTGGGCTTATCATCACTGGTTGGGCTTTATATGCTTTAGCTCCGTTAATAGGCAAAGCCGCTACAAATTTTATGTTTTATTTTCATATTTGGGGCGGTATCATTGCTACTTTGATAGTTATTTTAGCTCATGTTCCTATGGCATTTTTAAACAAAGCAGATTTCAAAGCTATGTTTAGCAACGGAGAAATTCCGCTTGAAGATGCTATGCATCATTCTCCAAAATGGGTGAAAAATGACTTAACTAAAGTAGTAGATTAG
- the hydF gene encoding [FeFe] hydrogenase H-cluster maturation GTPase HydF produces the protein MQKTPNSSRLHIGIFGRTNVGKSTLLNLLTDQEVSIVSNIAGTTTNSVKKAVELHNIGAVLFTDTAGVDDASQIKDEIIDKVKGEIKKTDLAIMLFKEQILSKFDEMLIEHFLQMQTPILFIINKFDNDKFDINFQNILKKISPFVLCLNLKKDSIDEILISLEQIYKQNAKEKELFEQILEPNSLVVLVTPIDKEAPKDRLILPQVQALRNILDKNSNALVTQKIDESLFKSLAKTPDLIVADSSCILESIKNCPESVKITTFSILMARLKGDLRILVNGANALDALKLGDKILIAEACSHRYIEGDIARTKIPKLLEKYLGFKPTISYVCGNDFGDISEFSLILHCGACMINRKFMIYRQNEALKNSVPITNYGVAISKMQGVLDKVLEIFSADLKNS, from the coding sequence ATGCAAAAAACACCAAATTCATCTAGACTTCATATCGGGATTTTCGGTCGTACGAACGTCGGTAAATCCACGCTTTTAAATTTACTAACAGATCAAGAAGTTTCCATAGTCTCAAACATTGCAGGTACGACCACGAATTCGGTTAAAAAAGCCGTAGAACTTCACAATATCGGCGCCGTACTTTTCACCGATACTGCAGGAGTCGACGACGCCAGTCAGATAAAAGATGAGATAATAGACAAAGTTAAGGGTGAAATCAAAAAAACAGATTTGGCGATTATGCTTTTTAAAGAGCAGATTTTAAGCAAATTTGATGAAATGCTTATAGAGCATTTTTTGCAAATGCAAACGCCTATTTTATTTATAATAAACAAATTTGACAATGATAAATTTGATATAAATTTTCAAAATATCCTTAAAAAGATTTCGCCTTTCGTGCTTTGTTTAAATTTAAAAAAAGACTCCATAGACGAGATTTTGATAAGCTTAGAGCAAATTTACAAACAAAACGCTAAAGAAAAAGAGTTATTTGAGCAGATTTTAGAGCCAAACTCCTTAGTGGTTTTAGTCACTCCCATAGACAAAGAAGCTCCAAAAGATAGACTTATCTTGCCACAAGTTCAAGCTTTAAGAAATATACTTGACAAAAACTCAAACGCACTAGTCACGCAAAAAATAGATGAGAGTCTGTTTAAAAGTTTAGCCAAAACACCAGATCTGATAGTAGCTGATTCTAGTTGCATACTAGAAAGTATAAAAAACTGTCCAGAGAGCGTAAAGATAACGACTTTTTCTATCTTGATGGCAAGACTTAAAGGGGACTTAAGAATTTTAGTAAATGGCGCAAATGCACTTGACGCTTTGAAACTAGGAGATAAAATACTAATAGCAGAAGCTTGTTCGCATAGATATATCGAAGGCGATATCGCTAGAACAAAAATCCCAAAATTATTAGAAAAATATCTCGGATTTAAACCCACTATCAGCTACGTGTGCGGTAACGACTTTGGTGATATAAGCGAATTTAGCCTGATTCTACATTGCGGAGCTTGTATGATAAATCGTAAATTTATGATTTATAGGCAAAATGAAGCGCTAAAAAATAGCGTACCGATAACGAATTACGGTGTTGCGATTTCAAAAATGCAAGGCGTTTTAGATAAAGTTTTAGAAATTTTCAGTGCAGACCTAAAGAATTCTTAA
- the hydG gene encoding [FeFe] hydrogenase H-cluster radical SAM maturase HydG, which yields MNWIKDRFDKILKWEKTNPWKNFIDENTIEETLKHTQNPSKDQVLAVIKTAKANAYTGKMLSLEETAILLNSTHKELDDEIFKAATFIKEEVYGNRIVLFSPLYISSPCVNNCTYCGFRSSNDKLVKKNLDMDELKDEVLAMLKNGQKRLIAVYGEHPKSDYNYIAKSVRNIYSVKFDKSEIRRVNINAAPMFEDEYKTIKAEGIGTYQVFQETYHRPTYSKVHPKGTLKGEYDWRVFSLHRALNAGLDDVAVGVLFGLYDYKFELLAMLCHAYSLEENFGVGPHTMSFPRIKATSNKEKQEFPYALSDEDFIRLVAIVRLMCPFTGTILTAREEPELRDEILKKCGVSQTDAGTNIAVGGYSHTKVQNDLTNQQFETGDTRSIDEFILSLVKEGKLPSFCTSCYREGRTGCNFMPLAKHAKIKHLCIPNGILTFKEYIRDYASDEVKELGENLIIPKYLNILKENLPLVAEQVEKMLTEIDNGGKDCHL from the coding sequence ATGAACTGGATAAAAGATAGATTTGATAAAATTTTAAAGTGGGAAAAAACAAATCCTTGGAAAAACTTTATCGATGAAAACACCATAGAAGAAACTTTAAAACATACTCAAAATCCTAGCAAGGATCAAGTTTTAGCAGTCATAAAGACTGCTAAAGCAAACGCATATACCGGTAAAATGTTAAGCTTGGAAGAAACGGCTATTTTATTAAATAGCACTCACAAAGAGCTTGATGATGAAATTTTCAAAGCCGCGACTTTCATCAAAGAAGAGGTTTATGGCAATAGAATAGTGCTATTTTCGCCACTTTATATATCAAGCCCTTGTGTTAATAATTGTACGTATTGTGGATTTAGATCATCAAATGATAAATTAGTCAAAAAAAATCTAGATATGGACGAGCTTAAAGATGAAGTTTTAGCTATGCTTAAAAACGGACAAAAACGTCTGATCGCCGTATATGGAGAGCATCCAAAAAGCGATTATAACTACATAGCAAAAAGCGTGAGAAATATTTATAGTGTTAAATTTGATAAAAGCGAGATTCGCAGAGTAAATATCAACGCCGCTCCGATGTTTGAAGATGAATACAAAACCATAAAAGCTGAAGGAATAGGCACTTATCAAGTTTTTCAAGAAACATACCATAGACCTACTTACTCCAAAGTACATCCAAAAGGAACTTTAAAAGGCGAGTACGACTGGAGAGTATTTTCTTTACATAGAGCACTGAACGCCGGACTTGATGATGTAGCAGTCGGCGTACTTTTTGGGCTTTATGATTATAAATTTGAACTTCTAGCTATGCTATGCCACGCTTATAGCTTAGAGGAAAATTTCGGCGTAGGTCCTCACACAATGAGTTTTCCGCGCATCAAAGCCACTTCAAACAAAGAAAAACAAGAATTTCCTTACGCGCTTAGCGATGAGGATTTTATAAGACTTGTTGCGATAGTGCGTTTGATGTGTCCATTTACAGGAACTATTTTAACTGCTAGAGAAGAACCAGAACTAAGAGACGAGATATTAAAAAAATGCGGTGTTTCGCAAACCGACGCAGGAACAAATATCGCAGTCGGCGGATACTCACATACAAAAGTTCAAAACGACCTTACAAATCAACAATTTGAAACAGGCGACACTAGAAGTATCGACGAGTTTATTTTAAGCTTAGTAAAAGAGGGAAAACTTCCTTCGTTTTGTACGAGTTGTTATAGAGAAGGACGCACGGGATGTAATTTTATGCCATTAGCCAAACATGCTAAAATCAAACATTTATGTATCCCAAACGGTATTTTAACGTTTAAAGAGTACATTAGGGATTATGCGAGCGATGAGGTTAAAGAGCTTGGAGAAAATCTCATCATACCAAAATATCTAAATATTTTAAAAGAAAACTTGCCACTAGTTGCGGAACAAGTTGAAAAAATGCTAACGGAGATAGATAATGGCGGCAAAGACTGTCACTTATAA
- a CDS encoding iron hydrogenase small subunit yields MAKYIEKNVGKLLSRRDFLKVLGVSVSVVAISGYAITDLVKKRKSYISLRQQGLYRDDARLQKVNLTGSHQNSSCMQVYKDLKTGPMGETAEQLLHTNVYVDRTNLGLRSHHA; encoded by the coding sequence ATGGCAAAATACATAGAAAAAAATGTAGGAAAACTTCTATCAAGAAGAGACTTTCTAAAAGTTTTAGGAGTAAGCGTATCGGTTGTAGCAATTAGCGGATACGCTATCACCGATCTGGTTAAAAAACGCAAATCTTATATCTCGCTTCGTCAGCAAGGACTTTATAGAGACGACGCGAGATTACAAAAAGTAAATTTAACAGGTTCTCATCAAAATTCAAGCTGTATGCAAGTCTATAAAGACCTAAAAACAGGACCTATGGGCGAAACTGCAGAGCAGCTTTTACACACAAACGTTTATGTAGATAGAACTAATCTTGGTTTAAGGAGTCACCATGCATAG
- the hydE gene encoding [FeFe] hydrogenase H-cluster radical SAM maturase HydE, with product MAAKTVTYKLLRKLYEQHYIEPNESEEILQDDSINEELFHFANLTRIKYSRKDIHLKALIEISNICNGTCFYCGLRSQNREISRYKLKKENIMKVAKEAINLGYKTIVMQSGQSNAYCVDELCEIIKFINELGARITLSLGEKTYEEYLAFKKAGANRYLLRIECTDPQIYSKLHPKMSLENRFKCLEYLQSLHYETGSGLIVGLPQQTCKTIANDIDFFKKSDFDMIGVGPFLPCENTPLSQHEHGDFLLSLKTMALIRLFMPNINIPATTAMETLVKNGRLQALQCGANVIMPAIADYEHRKQYKIYPNKATPDMNLNEQRDLIISQLSTINSAISNENGDSARFALR from the coding sequence ATGGCGGCAAAGACTGTCACTTATAAGCTTCTTCGTAAGCTTTACGAACAGCACTATATAGAGCCTAATGAGTCTGAAGAGATTTTGCAAGATGATAGTATAAATGAAGAGCTTTTTCATTTTGCAAATCTTACTCGCATTAAGTACTCGCGTAAAGATATTCATCTAAAAGCTTTAATAGAAATATCAAACATCTGCAATGGCACCTGTTTTTATTGCGGTCTTCGCTCACAAAATAGAGAAATTTCAAGATATAAATTAAAAAAAGAAAACATAATGAAAGTAGCCAAAGAGGCTATAAATTTGGGTTATAAGACTATAGTTATGCAGTCTGGTCAAAGCAACGCTTACTGCGTTGATGAGCTTTGCGAGATTATCAAATTTATAAACGAGCTAGGGGCTAGGATTACTTTAAGCTTAGGCGAAAAAACTTACGAAGAGTACCTTGCATTTAAAAAAGCCGGAGCAAACAGATATTTATTGCGTATAGAATGCACAGATCCTCAAATTTACTCTAAACTTCACCCCAAAATGAGCCTGGAAAATCGCTTTAAATGCCTTGAATATCTACAATCTTTGCATTATGAAACAGGAAGCGGTTTGATAGTTGGATTACCTCAGCAAACTTGCAAAACTATAGCGAACGATATCGATTTTTTTAAAAAGAGTGATTTTGATATGATAGGCGTAGGTCCTTTTTTACCTTGTGAAAATACGCCTTTAAGTCAGCACGAACATGGAGATTTCTTGCTATCTTTAAAAACTATGGCATTAATCCGTCTTTTTATGCCAAATATTAATATTCCTGCAACGACCGCAATGGAAACTTTGGTTAAAAATGGTCGTTTGCAAGCTTTGCAGTGCGGTGCAAACGTCATAATGCCGGCAATCGCAGATTACGAACATCGCAAACAATACAAAATTTATCCAAACAAAGCTACGCCTGATATGAATTTAAACGAGCAAAGAGATCTCATCATTTCGCAACTTAGTACGATAAACTCAGCCATCTCAAATGAGAACGGCGACAGCGCACGTTTTGCTTTGAGATAA